The sequence below is a genomic window from Gossypium hirsutum isolate 1008001.06 chromosome A11, Gossypium_hirsutum_v2.1, whole genome shotgun sequence.
CTACTGAGTTCTTCTCCTAGTTTTCCCTAATAATATTCTACACTGATAGTTGAGAGAACATTTAACACGAAAGGGATGAGAAATCAATCATTTCCAACCTCTGTTCAAGAGAAGAAAGTGTAATAATTATCGAGTTTTGTGTAAAAATTAGATCCAATTGAGTATGTTTGGCAAGCATCAGCTCTTGTAACTGTTATTTGACGTTCTGCACTTTTATGACTATTTATCTGATATAGTTAATTATGTCTCTCTTAGATGTTATAAACTAGGTTTAAATTTTCCTATATTGTAGTTTAGTGACTATTTGTGCATTATTTGTTTGCTGACTTGAATGGAGAAGCGTATATGTCAGGTTCGTTGCAAGTGAGTTAGCAACTGACATGGTCGTTAACGTTGGGGATGTGAAATTCTATCTCCATAAGGTATGAACTGACATCATTCTGTCATATCATGCAAAGCGTACAGTGGTTTGATTAGCATAGGAGAtataaatgattatatatattaaggTCCAATATTCTTGCATCAACCAGAAATAGTCAAACAGATTGTCTGCCTCCACAAGTTTATTTGATTGGTGAACATCTTATTAAAGTTTTTTGGTTTCACACCTGTGTCCAATCAGCATAATGTTTTCTGTTTATGGTCCAAACTTGTTGACTAGGCAATTAAGTTTAATTCTAAAAGGACTGGTTTAATTTTGTCtatattacaatatttttaaGTAGCTACTGGCTATGCTTTTTGGTTTCTAACATCTCAAACTATAACTTTTTTGTAGTTTCCGTTGTTATCCAAAAGTGCACGCTTGCAGAAGCTGGTTGCAGCAACAAATGATGCGAATGGTGATGAAATCCACATTCAAGATATACCTGGTGGACCTGCAGCATTTGAAGTATGTGCTAAGTTTTGTTATGGAATGACTGTCACTCTCAATGCGTACAATGTTGTCGCAGCTCGATGTGCTGCTGAATACCTCGAGATGTATGAAACTGCTGAGAAAGGAAATCTCATCTATAAGATTGATGTCTTCCTGAATTCGAGCATATTCAGGAGCTGGAAAGATTCCATCATTGTTCTTCAAACAACAAAATCTTTGCTTCCATGGTCGGAGGAACTAAAGGTGGTCAGCCACTGCCTTGATTCGATAGCTTCCAAGGCTTCAATTGATACTTCCAAGGTGGAATGGTCGTATACCTATAATCGGAAAAAGATAGCATCAGAGAATGGAAATAGTCCACAGTGGAATGATGCAAGAAAACCACAAATGGTTCCGAAGGACTGGTGGGTAGAAgatctttgtgagcttcctattGATCTATACAAGCGCGTGATTGCAACGATTAAAACAAAAGGCAGAGTTTCTGGAGATGTAATTGGAGAAGCCCTAAATGCATACACCCTAAGAAGATTGCCTGGTTTTAGCAAGGGTGTGAACCAGAATATTGATTTCGTAAAGTATCGGTCATTGGTGGAGACCATTGTGTGGCTGCTGCCAACTGAGAAAGGAGTTGTTTCTTGTAGCTTCTTGCTTAGATTATTAAGAGCAGCAATTTTTTTGGATTGTGGAGAAACAGAGAGAAATGAGTTGATGAGGAGAATTGCTCAGCAGCTTCCGGAGGCAACGATGAATGATCTATTAATTCGAGCTCCACCTGGTGAAGCAACAGTATTTGATGTTGACATAGTTCAAAACTTGGTTGAGGGGTTTGTGACTCACAGTTCTCAAACTGAACCCGTAGATAATGAATTCCTCGGGAGTAGAAGCCCCAAGTTTGGACCTGATGCTTCTAAAGTGTTGGTAGCAAAGCTAATTGACTGTTACCTAGCTGAAATTGCACAAGATCCGAATTTTCCTCTTTCAAAATTTGTCAATCTTGGTGAAACTATAGCTAGCTTCTCGAGACCTTCTCATGATGGACTTTACCGTGCCATAGACATGTATCTCAAGGTAATTTGTGAGCATAACAGCGCTGGTTTTTTTACAGGAAATTTCATTTTCTAAAACAAACTACAGTCTAGATTGTGAAAATGCGTATTCATTAGAGCTATATTATTAACTTCAGACTAACATCTGAGACTTTTATCTTCTTCTCAATATAGGAACATCCTGGAATCAGCAAGAGTGAGAGAAAGAGAATATGCAAGTTAATGGACTGCAGGAAGCTATCGGCTGAGGCCTGCATGCATGCTGTGCAAAATGAGAGACTCCCGTTGCGAGTCGTCGTGCAGGTCCTCTTCTTTGAGCAAGTCAGGCCTACAGCATCAGCTGAAAACAGCACGTCCGATCTCCCAGGGTCCATCAGGGCCCTTCTCCCTGGTGGGTCTCATGGCAGCTCAAGGTCCACTACAACGAACACCGAAGAGGATTGGGATTCGGTGCCAACAGCTGATGATATCAAAGCTTTGAAAGGGGAGCTTGCTACTCTAAGATTAGGCAGTAATGATAGTGGAAATGAAGCAGCTAAATCCGAAGTCGAAAAGGTTGCTGCTAGTCGAATGAAAGGTTTGGTGATGTCAAAAATATTCTCGAAACTTTGGTCGAGTAAGGAAAGACATGGTGAAATTAGCAGCTCGGATACATCAGACAGCCATGGATCTGTGAATGCGGAAGAAACAAAGTCCACCCCTTCTAGAAGTAGGAGACATTCACTATCTTAGTTCAGGATGATGCCCTTAGCAGAGCATTAAAACTTGCCTTTTGTCTGGCTTTGTAAAATTGTCTAAGAAGATGACAGTAGGAGACTAGAACCAACTGATTTTTCTAGCTAAGCTTACCACTTTGGATGTTTCGAGGAAATGGAATGATGCACGTTGAATAACCCAGCGATTGACTTGTAACAGTCTAAATTGTTCATTGTTGCTACAAATGTACCCAGAAGAAATGAGGACAAAGAATCTTAGGTTGCTAAGCTTcttaaccaaataaaaatataatgcaataaactttctatataatattaaatagttAACATATTGATCAGTTTTTACATGGTAAAATAactagtttaattttttaaatagttaaagTAGATTCAACTAAATCAATCAATCTAACTTAAATAGAGTTCAGTAGTTAACCACTGCAATCAGATggtttttaactaattttttttaggtaaaataaTCATATACAGATTGCATTTTGATGTTAGTTTTttcacttaaattttttattcatttttactattaaaatttagAGTGGTTAACAGAATAACTAAATAGTTATACGTTGCGTGCCACATGCACCTTGTGTTAATATACAATgattagtttttaacaatagaaatgaatgaaattttttgatggaagaataaaaatattttcactttCCTTCCACCATGCTTAATTATcattcctttctttcttttattatttttaactaaacttttataaaattttcctttataaACAACTAAGCTACCGTCcatttagtttttaaattgtataattacGACCTTAATCCTTAGCCTATAATCTAATTTAGAAATTctatagtaattaattttttatcatttttacaatttggtctcttaaccttaattaatcactaattcgatAGAACTTCCTATTCAAAAATCAATTCACCTCTAATATAGCTCAAAATTATTTACTAACGGTATTCACGGTCTAATTTTAAGAAAATGAGGTCCCGAAACCATGTTTTTCGACACCATTGACTTTTaagtcattacgagtttctaatGTTTCGTCAAGGCCTTTTATTAGAATGATATGTACCTAGGTCTCTAGGcgactttcactttttttttttgatgaacTTGTGTTTTTGGTATGTAGCATATATATTTTGTTACCATATTGGTCTTTTGGGTACTTTTATGTTGAATTTGGATAACGATTTTGTATGTCTTGTACATGGTTTATACATTTCTAATTAGTTACCTATTGAAATTTCAATCTAATGTGTTGTATGCTATGTAAATGCACTTTTAGACTTGTTATAATATGACAATTATGTATGAAATGAAATAGTTTGGTTTCATGATGAACATGTTTAGGTACATTTAGAAGGCCAGTTACATAATTCTAAATgtcctttttttttgcatttttgttCTAATGTCTCAAGACGTCAAAAACATGTCTCGAGACCATAAGAATGTTTTCATGCATTTCCGGGTACATGTATCGAGACATGGTTTGGTTGTCTTATGACATAAGGGTAAGCCTCAAGACATGGTGACCTTATCTCTTAAacataatgtaacaccctcaactcGATTCGATCAACCGTATCCGAATCTTGCGTTTTACTATACAAATACAGACACAAGCTTAATTTACTTATACAATTTAGAGATAAAGATAATTAACTTAACTATAAAATCTCAAACtaaaatacataagtaaatacAACTACAATGTGAGGGGATTACAATGATATTTACTTTGGAATCCTAATATATTACAAGTACCTCAATGTATGAGATTCTCAATGACAACTCAGATTTTGAATACGCCACCAACATGCTCTGTATGTATAACAACCTAATACGCCACTCCTTTGGTGTAGCCCTGGCATCATTCCTCCTGTGCAGACTCATATCAATTTGCCTGTAACAAAACACACACctatataagatcataagaattTAGTGAGGAAAACATCATTTACCTATGTCATTTCGACACGTCTCAACAGGGAACTTATTTAGATGATCACATCGTTCTAAACCTTCAACTTAGTCACTGGCGAATACTCTCTCAATTTCTATTCTCATTTACAAGTTAGATATCATACCTTGCCTAGAGCCCATTTCTTACCTATCAACATCTTCGATATGCCACTTACCTCTTTCAATCTGATATTTCATAAGTCTTTACCAGTTTTCCTTTATAATGGTCCATAAAATCGAATCACCTTTACTTTTGTATACGTAACTTTAAGCCGTCATTCCACAATCCATGTTTGAACACCTATACGTAACAGGTACATTCCTTTTGATATAAAGTTAGAAAATCCTTATTCAGAATACGCTTCTTTTATGTTTACTCATCGCTTCTTTATTCACATTCTAATCATGGTTTTGTATAGCACTTTATCGTAGCCCATAGAGACACTATGCCTTACTGATCTTTCTAACCACACTTACAAGCCATGCTAAAAGCGCCAAAGCAACTTAATACATAATTCGCCAAGAATCATTCCTCTAGGTTACGCCACAAGGGCACTGCTTTTAGATTTCACTATGTACACCGTTCTTTTAGGTTTTTGCCATAAAGGTCATCACGTTAGAATTTGCCACACAAGCTATTGATTCATTGTTCACCACAACGGTGATTCTTGAGAGTGCGACCTTAAGGCATTTATTTCATATTGCGCCACAAAAGCTTTCTTTCATAttacgccacaaaggcttttttttttcatattacaCCACAAAGGCTTTTCCTTCTTAACATGTTTACAATAtgaatttgcctaaactcacattaTGTGAGGTTTTCCCATCATCGTCCTGAGACATGCAGTGAACCCCATTGGGTAATAACCTTCTTTTAGTTCCTCTTTAGAAGGTGTCATGCCCATGGGCTTTTCCTTCAGAGATCGTGTTTAACGTCCCGAAAGACCCCTTTAAACTCTACCATGGTGAACAGACATAGACTCTCTTGACAAACCCTTCATGCATTGACACAATTCACATTCATCTTTAACTCCACAACTTACTCTTAACAAAGCATACCCATAGTATACATCTAAGACACATATATACAACCAAACCTAAACTTCTTAAATTCCATACCATAACAAGCATTCTATCCATAACattcattcatatagttgcatGACCATTATACTATACTTTTCTAGCTTCGATTTCATCGTTCAATCGATTTCTATAAAGATATCTCATGTGAATAGTATACATGAAAAAATTTAGTATAGAGACTCATCTAATTCTCACTTACAACAGCTCAAAACTCCAGATCTAGACTTCCACCGTGCAAATCAACAACAACTACTACTACAGAACATGAAAATGCATCAAGATCTATTCATTTAGCCCTTTTCCCATTATTTCTAA
It includes:
- the LOC107888694 gene encoding BTB/POZ domain-containing protein NPY5 isoform X1, translating into MKFMKLGSKPDSFQTDGGYISVYVRFVASELATDMVVNVGDVKFYLHKFPLLSKSARLQKLVAATNDANGDEIHIQDIPGGPAAFEVCAKFCYGMTVTLNAYNVVAARCAAEYLEMYETAEKGNLIYKIDVFLNSSIFRSWKDSIIVLQTTKSLLPWSEELKVVSHCLDSIASKASIDTSKVEWSYTYNRKKIASENGNSPQWNDARKPQMVPKDWWVEDLCELPIDLYKRVIATIKTKGRVSGDVIGEALNAYTLRRLPGFSKGVNQNIDFVKYRSLVETIVWLLPTEKGVVSCSFLLRLLRAAIFLDCGETERNELMRRIAQQLPEATMNDLLIRAPPGEATVFDVDIVQNLVEGFVTHSSQTEPVDNEFLGSRSPKFGPDASKVLVAKLIDCYLAEIAQDPNFPLSKFVNLGETIASFSRPSHDGLYRAIDMYLKEHPGISKSERKRICKLMDCRKLSAEACMHAVQNERLPLRVVVQVLFFEQVRPTASAENSTSDLPGSIRALLPGGSHGSSRSTTTNTEEDWDSVPTADDIKALKGELATLRLGSNDSGNEAAKSEVEKVAASRMKGLVMSKIFSKLWSSKERHGEISSSDTSDSHGSVNAEETKSTPSRSRRHSLS
- the LOC107888694 gene encoding BTB/POZ domain-containing protein NPY5 isoform X2 translates to MKFMKLGSKPDSFQTDGGYIRFVASELATDMVVNVGDVKFYLHKFPLLSKSARLQKLVAATNDANGDEIHIQDIPGGPAAFEVCAKFCYGMTVTLNAYNVVAARCAAEYLEMYETAEKGNLIYKIDVFLNSSIFRSWKDSIIVLQTTKSLLPWSEELKVVSHCLDSIASKASIDTSKVEWSYTYNRKKIASENGNSPQWNDARKPQMVPKDWWVEDLCELPIDLYKRVIATIKTKGRVSGDVIGEALNAYTLRRLPGFSKGVNQNIDFVKYRSLVETIVWLLPTEKGVVSCSFLLRLLRAAIFLDCGETERNELMRRIAQQLPEATMNDLLIRAPPGEATVFDVDIVQNLVEGFVTHSSQTEPVDNEFLGSRSPKFGPDASKVLVAKLIDCYLAEIAQDPNFPLSKFVNLGETIASFSRPSHDGLYRAIDMYLKEHPGISKSERKRICKLMDCRKLSAEACMHAVQNERLPLRVVVQVLFFEQVRPTASAENSTSDLPGSIRALLPGGSHGSSRSTTTNTEEDWDSVPTADDIKALKGELATLRLGSNDSGNEAAKSEVEKVAASRMKGLVMSKIFSKLWSSKERHGEISSSDTSDSHGSVNAEETKSTPSRSRRHSLS